The Pirellulales bacterium genomic sequence CACCAACGGGCGGGTAACCGCCATGTTTGGGAACTGCACGGCACGGCCAGGGCAACGGAATGCCAGGATTGCCACGAGCGGTTCGCCGTCGAGCCGCTGGTTGAAGAATTCCTCCGCACCGATGTCGTGCCCGCCTGCCCGGCTTGCGGAGGCGACCGATTAAAACATGCCACGATCTCATTCGGCCAGGCGTTGCCGCCGGTGGTGATGCAAGAGGCCTTTCAATTGGCGCGCAAGGCCGATCTGATGTTGGCTCTCGGCTCGTCCTTGGTGGTCGAACCAGCCGCCGGCATTCCTCGCACCGCCCAGCAATACGGTGCCAAACTCGTGATCATCAATCGCGAGCCGACGCCTCTGGATCACATGGCCGATCTCGTGCTGCACGAATCAATCGGCGAGGCGTTGTCGGCCGTTGATCGGTGCTTGAACGCGATTCGAAGCTGACGACGTGTGGGCGGCCGAAAGATTGTCTGCACTGGCGATGGCATTGCAGTGTCAGCAAGATCGCAGCACGCGCGAAGCGTCAGGGCTCGTTCGGCGAGCCCACGACCGATCAGAGACGGGTGAATTAACGTGCCGGCAATCAATCGCCAGGACGCTGCTCGTCCGGGTTGGCCGATTCATCACGCTCGAAGAACATGAGATGCTGCCACGGCAGCTCGTCGTATTGCTCGGCCAGCTTGTAACCGGCCGGTTCGTACTCCTTGAGGATCTGCTGTTTGCTCATTTTGTGCAGCAGCTTGATCGGAACGGTAGGATCCTCCAGACGGTATTCCGCCAGCGCAATCCGGCCGCCGGGCGCAAGGCTTTTGCGCATCGCCCGCAGCATTTCCTCGGGGTAGGAAAACTCGTGGTACACGTCCACGATTAGGATCAAATCGACTTTACCCTCTGGCAAGCCCGGATCGATCGGCGTGCTCAATACTGGGTCGATATTCTTGATGTGCTTGCCCTTGATTTGCTTGTCCAGAAGGCTGAGCATCTCGGGCTGGATATCAACGGCCAGCACGCGTCCCTTGTCGCCGACCAGGCGCGACATCTTGAGCGTATAGAATCCGTTGCCGCAGCCCATGTCGCAGACGGTCTGGCCCGGCTTGAGTTTGAGTGCCTTGAGAAGTTTCGCGCAGTCTTCTTCCGATTGTCTCTCTTTGCGCACCAGCCAGTCGGCGCCGTGGAACGTCATGTAAGGGGCGATCTCGCGCTCCTTGTAGAACTGCAACGGCGGAGGGAGCGGCTTTTCTGACGCCGTGTCGGCCACGACCGTGGCGGGCTCGTCGGCGCGAGCCAATTTCGTGGTGCCGGGAACGACAGAATTGGGCCCCGGAGCGATTCCGGCAAGCACCAATACAGCCGCGAGTAGGAGAGGACGGTAACGCACGGTGGGACTTCTCCAAGCTAGGCCGCTACGGCAACAACCGCACCCTATCCTAGACCCCTGGCCGCGACGACGCGAGCGGCCGGGTGGTCTCTG encodes the following:
- a CDS encoding NAD-dependent deacylase codes for the protein MAARDKLPASYSFLIMTHSTSDYETIAGWLAAARSGVAFTGAGISTESGIPDFRSPGGIWTRFRMIMYEEFMTSSRARHEYWQQKAAGQLEFGNAQPNAGHEALARWEQQGRLTGVVTQNIDELHQRAGNRHVWELHGTARATECQDCHERFAVEPLVEEFLRTDVVPACPACGGDRLKHATISFGQALPPVVMQEAFQLARKADLMLALGSSLVVEPAAGIPRTAQQYGAKLVIINREPTPLDHMADLVLHESIGEALSAVDRCLNAIRS
- a CDS encoding class I SAM-dependent methyltransferase; amino-acid sequence: MADTASEKPLPPPLQFYKEREIAPYMTFHGADWLVRKERQSEEDCAKLLKALKLKPGQTVCDMGCGNGFYTLKMSRLVGDKGRVLAVDIQPEMLSLLDKQIKGKHIKNIDPVLSTPIDPGLPEGKVDLILIVDVYHEFSYPEEMLRAMRKSLAPGGRIALAEYRLEDPTVPIKLLHKMSKQQILKEYEPAGYKLAEQYDELPWQHLMFFERDESANPDEQRPGD